The genomic DNA AACAGCCAACTACTGGTTTCCGAACATTTCTCTCAATGACATCCACAGGAACTCCAGCTGGAAACGTCGGAGCCATTGGAACTTCGACGCTTAGCTTTGGGTTGGGAACTCAACTCACCACCATCGACCCATTAACCGGAAAAGTTCAATGGCGTCGCTACGACTTCGATTCTGGAAGTGAAATTTTCAGCGACGACGAATTTGTTCTCACACTGGCCCCGAATGAAGATCACCTCCGCGTCTTTCGCGCCAGCGACGGCATGGACCTGGGAACACGCCCCATTCCTCAGGGAGCTATTGCTTCCAACCTGGAACGCCATAATGGAGATTGGGGACGTTATTTCCCAACGATTCAGGAGACCGAAGAGACGATTCGCTTTGCTATGGTCGATCCAGTTTCCGAGGAACCATTGTGGAGTTTCGAAGCACCAAGCGGGTCAATCTGGTGCACTGTGAACCAGAGCGACATCGCATTTCTTGCTCCCGATCACACTCTGACAATCCTTGACGGTCTGACAGGTGAGCAAAAAGTACAGCGAAAAATTCCGGTTGACGAAGAAGTCATTTCAATGACCATCCTGAAGCGGCCTAACCAGTGGATCATTCTGCCAGGAACGGGTGAACCGGTGCAGTACGACTATTCGTACCCCTCACGCATTACACGCACCATTGAGAAGACGGTCGCTGGAAAGGTTGTGGCGATTAATGAGCAGACTGGCGAAGTGGAATGGACTCAAGAAATCGAAGACCAGCACATCTGCACACAAACGCCGAGTGCGTGGCCGATCCTGTTCTTCGGAAAGAGTTATGGAAACTCAATTCGTGGATTAATCCTGAATCGCTTGACCGGAGAGAAAGTGATTCAGGAACAGTTCGAATATGATCGAACGTGGATTCACTGGCAGTCGTCGGTCCAGCCGATGCAAATTTGGATTGCCTACGGGCGCAAGACCGTTAGTCTCGATTGCCTGGAACGCCTTGATGATGCAGAAGAATCACCAAAGGAAGAATAAAACCAGTTCGAGAATATGTGGAATGGCTATCATTCTCAGTGTATGAGAAAGCAAATTCAGGTCCCAGGATTCGTTCTCAACACAAGCAGACAGACACGTCGAAAGCGATGTCGGTGGACAAATCGAGCCGATTTTCCGACAGCATTTTCAAAGTTCAACAAGAAGCTCAATCGCGAGACGAGGCGGTCTCATCGGGAGACGCTTTGTGTTCCGAATTGATCGCTTTGTAAACTTCTTCGCGGTGAATGCTCACTTCCTTGGGAGCTTCGATTCCTAACCGAACCTTATCGCCCTGAATCGAAACCACCATGAGGGTAATCGAATCACCAATAATAATTTTCTCGTCCTGTTTTCGGCTGAGTACTAACATCGCTCCAGTTCCTATTCACGGCTCCTGATAAATCGTCCACTCCTCTATGGTCGGACAGATGTTAGAACCTACGTCAGCCCTCCTGACAAAGAGCGCTCGGAAAGTCTTTATTTCCAAGAACTTCGTTCGAACAGGACAGTTTTGATGGATCACTCCGCCAGAACGCATCGCACAGCGCAAGCCGATTGGTACGAATGGACAAGCACGATCACAACGAGCGGACCAATTGTAACGATCACTCACACCCAGAAGCCGGGAATCACTACCGGTTGCAAATTCGAGTACATCCGCACGATAAGTGTTCGACAACAGGCCTTTACTGCCCCTGAGCTGAACATGGGGACAACTTGAGCAACAAATTCAGGTGCAGGCAAAAGCAAAACAACTGCAACATGATTGCCTTAAAACTGTTGCCTCAAATCGTCACGATGTTTACTGACAACTCCAGAGGCCTCGCTCGGCGGTTCATGGTGATGGTTGATTTCCTGATGGAGTCCCTGTGTAATCATGTTACAGTTTGAATCTCTCACTCGGCTTGAAAGAGCCCGTCACCGCAAAATGAGTCCATTCCTTTGAGGCTCTGTGATAGATCCGCCATACTCCTCATAAATCCATTTCCCTCTCCCCTTTCACCACCCTTTAGATGGCCCATTCCCAAGCGAAAGTGTCAGAATGTCCAAGCCGGTCGTGCTGCCAGATCCTGCTAAGCTGCCGAAAAAGAAAATCGTCAGGACCATCACCCCGCGCATGCGGAAAGTCCTCGTATTAGTATTTGCATTAGTCGCACTCTTGGTTGCGAATGCTTTATACCTTTCTGCAATTACAGCTTTGGAATGGTTCAGCGGGAAGACGTATCAGGATTACTTTTATCAGTTTATGTTCCTGGGTCATCTGGTTCTGGGGCTGATTCTTATTCTCCCATTCCTGGCCTTTGGGATCTCACACTTACGACTGGCACGTAAACGACGAAATCGCAGGGCTGTCAAAATTGGCTATGCACTGTTTGCGATGTCAATCGCCGTTCTTGTTTCAGGCATCTTACTGACTCGTGCGGGCGGTTTTGATTTAAAGCAACCAATTGTGCGTTCTGCCGTCTACTGGATGCACGTCATCTGCCCGTTACTGGCAATCTGGTTGTATTGGCTGCACCGTCTGGCAGGGCCCCGGATCAAATGGAGAATCGGCGTTGGTTATTTGGGATTCGTGGGAATGATTGTCGGAGTCATGGTTTGGGGACAATTCCAAGACCCGCGAAACTGGTTCGCTCAAGGTCCGGAATCGGGCACGAAATACTTTGAACCTTCTCTTGCGCGGACTGCCAGTGGAAACTTTATCCCTGCTGAAGCGTTGATGAACGACGAATACTGCAAGCGATGCCATGCCGACGTTCATGCTGGCTGGGAAAAATCGGTCCATCGCTTCAGTTCATTCAACAACCCGCCGTACCTTGCCAGTGTTCATGAAACCCGACAGGTCGCCCTTGCCCGAGACGGGAATGTGCAGGCGGCTCGCTGGTGTGCTGGCTGCCATGATCCCGTCCCATTTTTCAGCGGAGCGTTTGATGATCCGAACTTTGACATGGTGGACCACCCGACAGCTCACTCAGG from Thalassoglobus polymorphus includes the following:
- the csrA gene encoding carbon storage regulator CsrA, which gives rise to MLVLSRKQDEKIIIGDSITLMVVSIQGDKVRLGIEAPKEVSIHREEVYKAINSEHKASPDETASSRD